One Segnochrobactrum spirostomi genomic window carries:
- a CDS encoding ABC transporter permease codes for MSGHAGPLPSAPLRLPALRSLLPIASLLILIAAIAIIRPNAISYFGFNLMLNLALPIAFATIAQLCVITVNDLDLSIGSFVSFVACIAATVLHDEPLLGIAILIGAIAVYAGIGALIQVRNLPSIVVTLGMSFVWLGASVMVLPTPGGSAPDWLRFVMKLKTPLVPFAIIAGIVLALVVHLGLMRSAAGAVLRGAGGNPAAIARAGWSLLRAKVTMFALAGFFGVLSGLSLVGLTTSADANIALRYTLLSIAGVILGGGEFVGGRVSPIGAVIGAMTLTLAGSFLSFMRISPDWQIGAQGAILIVVLALRAVANRLEGARP; via the coding sequence ATGAGCGGGCACGCCGGTCCTCTGCCCTCCGCGCCGCTCCGCCTGCCGGCGCTGCGCTCGCTCCTGCCGATCGCCTCGCTCCTCATTTTGATCGCGGCGATCGCGATCATCCGGCCGAACGCCATCAGCTATTTCGGCTTCAACCTGATGCTGAACCTGGCGCTGCCGATCGCCTTCGCGACCATCGCCCAACTCTGCGTCATCACGGTCAACGACCTCGACCTCTCGATCGGCAGCTTCGTGAGCTTCGTCGCCTGCATCGCCGCGACGGTGCTCCACGACGAGCCGCTCCTCGGGATCGCGATCCTGATCGGCGCGATTGCCGTCTATGCCGGGATCGGCGCGCTGATCCAGGTGCGCAACCTGCCGTCCATCGTCGTCACCCTCGGCATGTCGTTCGTCTGGCTCGGCGCCTCGGTGATGGTGCTGCCGACGCCCGGCGGCTCGGCGCCGGACTGGCTGCGCTTCGTCATGAAGCTCAAGACTCCGCTCGTGCCGTTCGCCATCATCGCCGGCATCGTGCTCGCCTTGGTCGTGCACCTCGGCCTGATGCGCTCGGCCGCCGGGGCCGTGCTGCGTGGGGCAGGCGGAAATCCGGCGGCGATCGCCCGCGCCGGCTGGTCGCTTCTGCGGGCGAAGGTCACGATGTTCGCCCTCGCCGGCTTCTTCGGCGTGCTCAGCGGCCTCTCGCTGGTCGGGCTCACCACCTCGGCGGATGCCAACATCGCGCTGCGCTACACACTGCTCTCGATCGCCGGGGTGATCCTCGGCGGCGGCGAGTTCGTCGGTGGCCGGGTCTCGCCGATCGGCGCCGTCATCGGCGCCATGACGCTCACCCTCGCCGGCTCGTTCCTGTCGTTCATGCGGATTTCGCCGGATTGGCAGATCGGCGCCCAGGGAGCGATCCTGATCGTCGTGCTGGCCTTGCGCGCCGTGGCGAACCGGCTCGAAGGGGCGCGCCCGTGA
- a CDS encoding NADP-dependent oxidoreductase, whose amino-acid sequence MVREMMKAVRLHAFGGPEVLVYEDAPMPALKAGEVLVRTHAVGINPPDWYLREGYRTLPPEWRPEGRFPIIVGTDISGIVEAVADDVQGFSAGEAVYSMVRFPSGVFGGSQAYADYVAVPASELAPKPAGIDHVHAAAAPMSLLTAWQFLIDLGHDEPNPVMPKRHEPVPLAGKTVLVNGAAGGVCHFIVQIAKWKGARVIAVASSRHEDFLHGLGADEFIDYKKVTPEDVVQNVDLVVDAVGGPSTARFLRTLKRGGALFPIFPLGFSDWDAATERGVTVSATQVRSSGAQLAEVGRLLEDGTIRVAIDSTFPLADARAAHERAERGHVQGKIVLTVR is encoded by the coding sequence ATGGTTCGAGAAATGATGAAGGCGGTCCGGCTCCACGCGTTCGGTGGTCCCGAGGTGCTGGTCTACGAAGACGCGCCGATGCCCGCCCTGAAGGCGGGCGAGGTGCTGGTGAGGACCCACGCGGTCGGGATCAATCCGCCCGACTGGTACCTGCGCGAAGGCTATCGCACCCTTCCGCCAGAATGGCGGCCGGAAGGCCGCTTCCCCATCATCGTCGGCACCGACATTTCGGGCATCGTCGAGGCGGTGGCCGACGACGTCCAAGGCTTCTCTGCCGGCGAGGCGGTCTATTCCATGGTCCGTTTTCCGAGCGGCGTGTTCGGCGGCAGTCAGGCCTATGCCGACTATGTCGCCGTGCCGGCCTCGGAGCTCGCGCCGAAGCCCGCCGGCATCGATCACGTGCACGCGGCCGCGGCGCCGATGTCGCTGCTGACGGCGTGGCAGTTCCTGATCGATCTCGGCCACGACGAACCGAACCCGGTGATGCCGAAGCGGCACGAGCCGGTGCCGCTTGCCGGCAAGACCGTTCTCGTCAACGGCGCGGCGGGCGGGGTCTGTCATTTCATCGTGCAGATCGCCAAGTGGAAGGGTGCCCGCGTCATCGCCGTCGCCTCCAGCCGTCACGAGGATTTCCTCCACGGCCTCGGGGCAGACGAGTTCATCGATTACAAGAAAGTTACACCCGAAGATGTTGTTCAGAATGTCGATCTCGTGGTCGACGCCGTCGGCGGTCCGAGCACGGCGCGGTTCCTGCGCACGCTGAAGCGCGGCGGTGCGCTGTTCCCGATCTTTCCCTTGGGCTTCTCCGACTGGGACGCGGCGACGGAACGCGGCGTCACGGTCTCGGCGACGCAGGTTCGCTCGAGCGGGGCGCAGTTGGCGGAGGTCGGACGCCTGCTCGAAGACGGAACGATCCGGGTCGCCATCGACAGCACATTTCCCCTCGCCGACGCGCGCGCTGCCCACGAGCGGGCCGAGCGCGGGCATGTCCAAGGCAAGATCGTCCTGACGGTTCGCTGA
- a CDS encoding response regulator transcription factor, giving the protein MKVLIVEDDSVHRSYLKEAIEAALPECEMVLEAAHGHDGERLSREHHCLHLVMDLQMPRRTGVEAARVIWSERPETAILFWSNYADEAYVRGVSRIVPEGAAYGYILKSASEDRLRLALRSIFIENQCVIDREIRTVQQKASDRSQGVTDEEYEVLFDLALGLTDRAIARRRNLSLRSVQNRLQQLYDKLGVYESVADQADEIFNLRTRALCIALLRKLVNRTALEQAELELAQWLARQGRH; this is encoded by the coding sequence ATGAAGGTTCTGATCGTCGAGGACGATTCCGTGCACCGCTCCTACCTCAAGGAGGCGATCGAGGCGGCCCTGCCGGAATGCGAGATGGTGCTCGAGGCCGCGCACGGCCATGACGGCGAACGGCTCTCCCGCGAACACCATTGCCTGCACCTCGTCATGGATCTCCAGATGCCGCGCCGCACCGGCGTCGAGGCGGCGCGGGTGATCTGGAGCGAGCGGCCGGAGACGGCGATCCTGTTCTGGTCGAACTATGCTGACGAAGCCTATGTGCGCGGCGTCTCCCGCATCGTGCCGGAGGGGGCCGCCTACGGCTACATCCTGAAATCGGCGTCGGAGGATCGCCTGCGCCTCGCGTTGCGCTCGATCTTCATCGAGAACCAGTGCGTCATCGATCGCGAGATCCGCACCGTCCAGCAGAAGGCGTCCGACCGCTCCCAGGGCGTCACCGACGAGGAATACGAGGTGCTGTTCGATCTGGCCCTCGGCCTCACCGATCGCGCCATCGCCCGGCGGCGCAATCTCTCCCTGCGCAGCGTGCAGAACCGCCTGCAGCAGCTCTACGACAAGCTCGGCGTCTACGAATCCGTCGCCGATCAGGCGGACGAAATCTTCAACCTGCGCACCCGCGCCTTGTGCATCGCGCTCCTGCGCAAGCTCGTCAATCGCACCGCCCTGGAACAGGCCGAACTCGAGCTCGCCCAATGGCTGGCGCGCCAGGGCCGGCACTGA
- a CDS encoding GAF domain-containing sensor histidine kinase: MVERPSIRPEDMLSHVLAISRAIAGQTEFQPVIHAVSREIAQILPHDHLDVCILVVDQEVVAAYETGLHTRWGAWHEHPVAARFSPIRSVLWGEVPFILTEDALTDERFQFEGAFNHPIFDERLRSRLHVPLRVQGTVFGALSASTHVAGFYTLSDIGVAQHVADLLAPYFHALRISEQAHRSAVIEAEARAREEGLRESAQKLTEALERERQRIGMDLHDETLADLTRLARRLEQLGDRGHVSGEAIKTVAGELQSSIRGLRRIIDDARPNVLQLFGFVEGIENLLENSVRDAGLAIATGIRDTTGGRIDRLAEPLKVALFRIVQEAVNNAVHHGRPSEIKVELSLVADHIRIAVIDNGIGLSDAVGKRVSGINNMRTRARLVSAAFSIEQNHRGGTTVVVDLPAGAAPLAQVSQAASA; encoded by the coding sequence ATGGTCGAGCGCCCGTCGATCAGGCCCGAGGACATGCTCAGCCACGTCCTCGCGATTTCGCGCGCCATCGCCGGCCAAACGGAATTTCAGCCGGTCATCCACGCCGTCTCCCGCGAGATCGCCCAGATCCTCCCCCACGACCATCTCGACGTGTGCATTCTCGTGGTCGATCAGGAGGTGGTGGCGGCCTACGAGACGGGGCTGCACACCCGCTGGGGCGCTTGGCACGAGCATCCGGTCGCCGCCCGCTTCAGCCCGATCCGCTCGGTCTTGTGGGGCGAGGTGCCGTTCATCCTGACCGAAGATGCCTTGACCGACGAGCGCTTCCAGTTCGAGGGGGCGTTCAACCATCCGATCTTCGACGAGCGGCTGCGTTCCCGTCTCCATGTGCCGCTCCGGGTCCAGGGTACGGTGTTCGGCGCGCTGTCGGCCTCGACGCATGTCGCGGGCTTCTACACGCTCTCCGACATCGGCGTCGCTCAGCACGTCGCCGACCTGCTCGCGCCCTATTTTCACGCCCTTCGCATCAGCGAGCAGGCGCACCGCTCCGCCGTGATCGAGGCCGAGGCGCGGGCCCGCGAGGAGGGGCTGCGCGAGAGCGCCCAGAAGCTCACCGAGGCGCTCGAGCGCGAGCGCCAGCGCATCGGCATGGACCTCCACGACGAGACGCTCGCCGACCTGACGCGGCTCGCCCGTCGGCTCGAGCAGCTCGGCGACCGCGGACATGTCTCAGGCGAGGCGATCAAGACGGTGGCGGGCGAGCTCCAAAGCTCGATCCGCGGCCTCCGGCGGATCATCGACGACGCAAGGCCGAACGTGCTGCAATTGTTCGGCTTCGTCGAAGGGATCGAGAACCTGCTCGAAAACAGCGTGCGCGACGCCGGCCTCGCGATCGCGACCGGCATCCGCGACACGACCGGCGGCCGCATCGACCGGCTCGCCGAGCCGCTCAAGGTCGCCCTGTTCCGCATCGTCCAGGAGGCGGTCAACAACGCGGTTCACCATGGCCGTCCGTCGGAGATCAAGGTGGAGCTCTCGCTCGTCGCCGACCACATCCGCATCGCCGTGATCGACAACGGCATCGGCCTGTCGGACGCGGTCGGCAAACGGGTCAGTGGCATCAACAACATGCGCACCCGCGCCCGGCTCGTGTCGGCCGCCTTCAGCATCGAACAGAACCATCGCGGCGGAACCACTGTCGTCGTCGATCTGCCCGCGGGCGCCGCGCCCCTGGCGCAGGTGTCGCAGGCGGCGAGCGCGTGA
- a CDS encoding D-2-hydroxyacid dehydrogenase, producing MHIHIETQPGDLLITAEALTERLALAGFGDDLAAGRLSVSQNAEPARFPDSIGAADVLIAGRLLDIAAAKAVSPALRWVQTIAAGVERFLPGLPADVQLTNASGVHGAKGGEFVLAAVLTLNYAIPGFVDDKAARRWAPSFGAPVAGKSCVLLGVGGIGAAAASALRQRGVRVTGVTRSGTAEAELDDMVPVDRLDTVLPHADFVVSTLPLTPETAGLMGRSRLESLKPGCGVVVVGRADVFDYTALADLLTQGRLGGAVLDVFPVEPLPPAHPLWDCPRLIITPHCSVDDHTIYVPRCLDIFADNLGRLLAGRPLANLVDRARGY from the coding sequence ATGCACATTCACATCGAGACCCAACCCGGCGATCTTCTCATCACGGCGGAAGCTCTCACCGAGCGGCTTGCCCTGGCCGGCTTTGGCGATGACCTCGCTGCCGGCCGTCTGTCGGTCAGCCAGAACGCGGAACCCGCGCGGTTTCCCGACAGCATCGGGGCCGCGGATGTTCTGATTGCGGGTCGGCTCCTCGACATCGCCGCCGCGAAGGCCGTGAGCCCGGCGCTGCGATGGGTCCAGACGATCGCGGCGGGTGTGGAGCGCTTTCTGCCCGGCCTGCCGGCCGATGTGCAGCTTACCAATGCATCCGGCGTGCACGGCGCGAAGGGCGGGGAGTTCGTACTCGCCGCGGTCCTGACGCTGAATTATGCGATCCCCGGTTTCGTCGACGACAAGGCGGCACGACGGTGGGCGCCGAGTTTCGGTGCACCGGTCGCAGGCAAAAGCTGCGTTCTTCTCGGCGTCGGCGGGATCGGCGCCGCGGCGGCGTCCGCGCTGCGCCAGCGTGGTGTGCGCGTGACCGGCGTCACTCGCAGCGGCACGGCAGAAGCCGAGCTCGACGACATGGTGCCGGTCGACCGCCTGGATACGGTTCTCCCGCACGCCGATTTCGTCGTCTCGACTCTGCCGCTCACCCCCGAGACGGCGGGGCTGATGGGGCGGAGTCGCCTCGAAAGCCTGAAGCCCGGATGCGGCGTGGTCGTGGTTGGGCGGGCCGATGTGTTCGATTACACGGCGCTCGCTGACCTCCTGACGCAGGGCCGTCTCGGCGGCGCCGTGCTCGACGTCTTCCCTGTCGAGCCATTGCCCCCCGCGCACCCACTCTGGGACTGTCCCCGTCTGATCATCACCCCTCATTGCAGCGTGGACGACCACACGATCTACGTCCCGCGGTGCCTCGACATCTTCGCCGACAATCTCGGCCGTCTTCTCGCCGGCCGGCCGCTCGCCAACCTGGTCGACCGGGCGCGCGGCTACTGA
- a CDS encoding ABC transporter substrate-binding protein, with the protein MRKASILASVAVLSLLAAQGAQAGTADKRIALSNNYAGNSWRQAMLQSWQKVTSEAVKAGIVAAADPFTTGENQATEQAAQIQNLVLQGYNAIVINAASPTALNGAVKEACDAGVIVVSFDGIVTEPCAWRVAVDFRRMGAIQLDYLGKRLPDGGKLLEIRGLPGTSVDEEIHAGIEAGVKAHPNFSIASSVQGDWTQTVAQKAVAGVLPSLPPIVGVVTQGGDGYGAAEAFKAAGRPTPLIILGNRQDELQWWKEQRDANGYETMSVSIAPGVSTLAFWVAQQILDGKTVPKDLTVPFLQINQADLDAALKTTPAGGVANVEYTLEDAQNVIGSTN; encoded by the coding sequence ATGAGGAAGGCTTCGATTCTGGCCTCAGTGGCCGTTCTGTCGCTGCTCGCAGCTCAGGGTGCGCAGGCGGGCACCGCGGACAAGCGCATTGCGCTCTCCAACAATTATGCCGGCAATTCCTGGCGGCAGGCGATGCTGCAGAGCTGGCAGAAGGTCACCTCCGAAGCGGTGAAGGCCGGAATCGTCGCTGCGGCCGATCCCTTCACGACCGGCGAGAACCAGGCGACCGAGCAGGCCGCCCAGATCCAGAACCTGGTGCTGCAAGGCTACAACGCCATCGTCATCAACGCCGCCTCCCCGACCGCCCTCAACGGTGCGGTCAAGGAAGCCTGCGATGCCGGCGTCATCGTCGTCTCGTTCGACGGCATCGTCACCGAGCCGTGCGCCTGGCGCGTCGCCGTCGATTTCCGCCGCATGGGCGCGATCCAGCTCGATTATCTCGGCAAGCGGCTGCCCGACGGCGGCAAGCTCCTCGAAATCCGCGGCCTGCCCGGCACCTCGGTCGACGAGGAGATCCACGCCGGCATCGAAGCGGGCGTGAAGGCGCACCCGAACTTCTCGATCGCCTCCTCGGTGCAGGGCGACTGGACCCAGACGGTGGCGCAGAAGGCCGTGGCCGGCGTGCTGCCGAGCCTGCCGCCGATCGTCGGCGTCGTCACCCAGGGCGGCGACGGCTACGGCGCGGCGGAAGCCTTCAAGGCCGCCGGCCGTCCGACCCCGCTCATTATCCTCGGCAACCGCCAGGACGAGCTGCAATGGTGGAAGGAGCAGCGCGACGCCAACGGTTACGAGACGATGTCGGTCTCGATCGCGCCGGGCGTCTCCACCTTGGCCTTCTGGGTCGCCCAGCAGATCCTCGACGGCAAGACGGTGCCGAAGGATCTGACGGTGCCGTTCCTGCAGATCAACCAGGCGGACCTCGACGCGGCCCTCAAGACCACACCGGCCGGCGGCGTCGCCAACGTCGAATACACCCTCGAAGACGCCCAGAACGTGATCGGCAGCACGAACTGA
- a CDS encoding sugar ABC transporter ATP-binding protein: protein MGEPHSALIRLAGIAKSFGAVMALRGVDLAIDRGECVGLVGHNGAGKSTLMQVLAGTLKPDTGAITVGEREPVPGYGVQDAQGWGIRCVFQELSLCPNLTVAENARIRHPSLKGPGWRRRAAALIVGELDRIFPGHGIRPSDLVGDLTLGRRQMVEIASTFAVSTGRLDLIILDEPTSSLDQVVARQLLDHVRRMTAEGCSVILISHILGEILTTTDRIVVMKDGAVVEAKPARDYTRESLVAAMGTIIDDVTRATGGPAQPAARHDPAPAKTERNGPVVVEANPPRQRNGRSLVARKGEIIGLGGLAGHGQTSMLVLIHDAAGRRTRFASVAGKVAFVAGDRQTDGVFPLWSIGRNVTIRSLGAMRRFGLIDAKAERAMESRWKERMAIRTPDMDNGILTLSGGNQQKALFARALASDADVILMDDPMRGVDIGTKEEVYRTIKEEAARGRTFLWYTTEFEELEHCDHVYVFRTGVLVADLPRSELSEERVLQSSFEEAAA, encoded by the coding sequence ATGGGTGAACCGCACTCCGCTCTCATCCGGCTCGCCGGGATCGCCAAGTCGTTCGGGGCCGTGATGGCGCTGCGCGGCGTCGATCTCGCGATCGATCGCGGCGAATGCGTCGGCCTCGTCGGCCACAACGGTGCGGGCAAGTCCACGCTGATGCAGGTCCTCGCCGGGACGCTGAAGCCGGACACCGGCGCGATCACGGTCGGCGAGCGCGAGCCGGTCCCGGGCTACGGCGTGCAGGACGCCCAGGGCTGGGGCATTCGCTGCGTGTTCCAGGAGCTCTCGCTCTGCCCGAACCTCACGGTCGCCGAGAATGCGCGCATCCGCCATCCCTCGCTCAAGGGTCCCGGCTGGCGCCGCCGGGCCGCGGCGCTCATTGTCGGCGAACTCGATCGCATCTTTCCAGGCCACGGCATCCGACCGTCCGACCTCGTCGGCGACCTCACCTTGGGGCGGCGCCAGATGGTGGAGATTGCCTCAACCTTCGCCGTCTCGACCGGCCGTCTCGATCTCATCATCCTCGACGAGCCGACCTCGTCCCTCGACCAGGTGGTCGCCCGCCAACTGCTCGATCATGTCCGGCGCATGACGGCGGAGGGGTGCAGCGTCATCCTGATCTCCCACATCCTCGGCGAAATCCTCACCACGACCGACCGCATCGTGGTCATGAAGGACGGCGCCGTGGTGGAGGCGAAGCCGGCCCGGGACTACACCCGGGAAAGCCTGGTCGCCGCCATGGGCACCATCATTGACGACGTCACGCGCGCAACGGGCGGTCCGGCGCAGCCGGCCGCACGCCATGACCCGGCACCGGCCAAGACGGAGCGGAACGGCCCGGTGGTCGTCGAGGCGAACCCGCCACGCCAGCGCAACGGGCGCAGCCTCGTCGCGCGCAAGGGCGAGATCATCGGCCTCGGCGGTCTCGCCGGCCACGGCCAGACGTCGATGCTGGTTCTGATCCACGATGCCGCCGGCCGCCGCACCCGGTTCGCCAGCGTCGCCGGCAAGGTCGCCTTCGTCGCCGGCGACCGCCAGACCGACGGCGTCTTTCCGCTCTGGTCGATCGGGCGCAACGTCACCATCCGCTCGCTCGGCGCAATGCGCCGCTTCGGCCTCATCGACGCGAAGGCCGAGCGGGCGATGGAGAGCCGCTGGAAGGAGCGGATGGCGATCCGCACGCCGGACATGGACAACGGCATCCTGACGCTGTCCGGCGGCAACCAGCAGAAGGCGCTGTTCGCCCGCGCCCTCGCCTCCGATGCGGACGTGATCCTGATGGACGACCCGATGCGCGGCGTCGATATCGGCACCAAGGAGGAGGTCTATCGGACCATCAAGGAGGAGGCCGCCCGCGGCCGCACCTTCCTCTGGTACACGACCGAGTTCGAGGAACTCGAACACTGCGACCACGTCTACGTGTTCCGCACCGGAGTTCTCGTCGCCGACCTCCCCCGCAGCGAGCTCAGCGAAGAGCGGGTTTTGCAATCCTCCTTCGAGGAGGCCGCCGCATGA
- a CDS encoding Rid family detoxifying hydrolase, translated as MRVAIPHPGTTVADRPMGPAPLSAALKVRDMVFVSGQVAIDPLTGAVVGDDVARQTRQVLQNIKGLVEAAGLTMAHVVKVGIFLTRLEDFAAMNAVYSEFFAAPFPARATVGVSLNDPRLLIEMDAIAVA; from the coding sequence ATGCGCGTCGCGATTCCTCATCCAGGCACCACCGTCGCCGACCGCCCCATGGGACCGGCGCCGCTCTCCGCCGCCTTGAAGGTGCGCGATATGGTGTTCGTTTCGGGCCAAGTCGCCATCGATCCGCTGACCGGGGCGGTCGTCGGCGACGATGTCGCTCGGCAGACGCGCCAGGTTCTTCAGAACATAAAGGGACTGGTCGAGGCCGCGGGGCTGACGATGGCGCACGTCGTCAAGGTGGGGATATTCCTAACCCGCCTCGAAGACTTCGCGGCCATGAATGCCGTCTACAGCGAATTCTTCGCGGCGCCGTTTCCGGCCCGCGCCACCGTCGGCGTCAGCCTCAACGATCCCCGGCTTCTGATCGAGATGGATGCGATCGCCGTCGCCTGA
- a CDS encoding transporter substrate-binding domain-containing protein, whose protein sequence is MKTVATRFASLIGGLMTVAVASASAAHAGENIQPDAKAVAALPECQKLREKYPTLVGKAVVVGLGGYTKGWEAPAADDPSKIEGFDPSMFDRLGACLGFTHSYQNGSFNVLLTSISSGRADIGPMLYVTEERLKQIAFVASVQVQDGSLVAKGNPKKLTSMASLCGATVASAAGAYEANKLVPEQSKACTDAGKPAVDLLLVQNTDNSIQAVRSGRADIYLTEAGSAMEIAKADPTLETAFTVDLPIMVGFPIAKDNKVMRDAIFDAMKVLQATGVEKKLLDYWGQGSGGERPVVSRG, encoded by the coding sequence ATGAAAACTGTGGCTACTCGTTTCGCTTCGCTGATCGGCGGTCTGATGACCGTTGCTGTCGCATCCGCCTCCGCTGCGCATGCGGGGGAAAATATCCAGCCCGACGCCAAGGCCGTTGCAGCCCTCCCGGAATGTCAAAAACTCCGGGAGAAATATCCGACCCTGGTCGGTAAGGCCGTCGTCGTCGGTCTCGGCGGTTATACGAAGGGTTGGGAGGCCCCTGCCGCCGATGATCCGAGCAAGATCGAGGGCTTCGATCCGTCGATGTTCGACCGGCTCGGTGCGTGCCTGGGCTTCACGCATTCCTATCAGAACGGTTCGTTCAATGTCCTTCTGACATCGATCTCGAGCGGTCGGGCGGATATCGGCCCGATGCTCTATGTCACCGAGGAGCGGCTCAAGCAGATCGCCTTCGTCGCCTCCGTGCAGGTTCAGGACGGCTCGCTGGTCGCCAAGGGCAACCCGAAGAAGCTGACCTCCATGGCGAGCCTGTGCGGCGCGACCGTCGCCTCGGCCGCTGGCGCGTATGAAGCCAACAAGCTCGTGCCGGAGCAGAGCAAGGCGTGCACCGACGCGGGCAAGCCTGCCGTGGACCTGTTGTTGGTGCAGAATACCGACAACTCGATCCAGGCGGTGCGCAGCGGCCGGGCCGACATCTACCTCACCGAAGCCGGCTCGGCGATGGAGATCGCCAAGGCGGACCCCACGCTCGAGACCGCCTTCACGGTCGACCTGCCGATCATGGTCGGCTTCCCGATCGCCAAGGACAACAAGGTGATGCGCGACGCCATCTTCGACGCGATGAAGGTGCTCCAGGCGACCGGCGTCGAGAAGAAGCTGCTCGATTATTGGGGCCAGGGCTCCGGCGGCGAGCGCCCGGTGGTCTCGCGCGGCTGA
- a CDS encoding ABC transporter permease translates to MRTRLAAFAQRSPWILSFVAALVIFLATTAFTAGVGAGQIAGTAATFAAFYVIAGLGQMFVITMGPGNVDLSIPSTIALAGAVAMKVMAGSNALMLPGIAAALATGVAVGCFNYALIRLLSIPPIIATLSGSFLVQSTAIAYGRGLNIKPPPIFADFATGKLAGVPLIAVATVVVCVVMAVVLHRTVFGRSVTAIGQNIRAARLAGVRVDAVRFATYVLSATLAGFCGAMLAGFSGGASLNMGEEYLLASIAVVVIGGTSVAGGFSNVAGLWGAALFLYLLVTMLNTFGVGSGPRLVLTGLIIIAAITLAGSRKTGRG, encoded by the coding sequence ATGCGCACCCGTCTCGCCGCCTTCGCCCAGCGCTCGCCTTGGATTCTCTCCTTCGTCGCCGCCCTGGTGATCTTCCTCGCGACGACGGCCTTCACCGCCGGCGTCGGCGCCGGCCAGATCGCCGGGACGGCAGCGACCTTCGCCGCCTTCTACGTGATCGCCGGCCTCGGCCAGATGTTCGTCATCACCATGGGGCCGGGCAATGTGGATCTCTCGATCCCCTCGACGATCGCGCTCGCCGGCGCCGTGGCGATGAAGGTGATGGCGGGCTCCAACGCCCTGATGCTGCCGGGGATCGCGGCGGCGCTGGCGACCGGCGTCGCGGTCGGCTGCTTCAATTATGCCTTGATCCGCCTGCTCTCGATCCCGCCGATCATCGCCACCCTGTCCGGCAGCTTCCTCGTCCAATCGACGGCGATCGCCTATGGCCGCGGGCTCAACATCAAGCCGCCGCCGATCTTCGCCGACTTCGCGACCGGCAAACTCGCGGGCGTTCCGCTGATCGCCGTCGCCACCGTCGTCGTCTGCGTCGTCATGGCGGTCGTCCTGCACCGCACGGTGTTCGGCCGCTCGGTCACGGCCATCGGCCAGAACATCCGAGCGGCGCGGCTCGCCGGGGTGCGCGTCGATGCGGTGCGCTTCGCAACCTACGTGCTCTCGGCCACCCTCGCCGGCTTCTGCGGCGCGATGCTCGCGGGCTTCTCCGGTGGCGCCTCGCTCAACATGGGCGAGGAATATCTGCTCGCCTCGATCGCCGTCGTGGTGATCGGCGGCACCTCGGTCGCGGGCGGCTTCTCGAACGTCGCCGGCCTCTGGGGGGCGGCTCTGTTCCTCTATCTCCTGGTGACGATGCTCAACACCTTCGGCGTCGGCTCCGGTCCCCGCCTCGTCCTTACCGGCCTCATCATCATCGCCGCGATCACCCTCGCGGGCAGCCGCAAGACGGGGCGCGGCTGA
- a CDS encoding LysR family transcriptional regulator, translating to MLDWTLLRSFLAVVETGSLSAAAATVGQSQPTLSRHIRELEATLGVILFTRSASGLEPTAAAQGLIDDARAMGAAADALALKARGRSQALSGTVRITASVMVANIWLPPILADLRRAEPNIQIEIVATDLTQSLLRRDADIAIRMVDPVERALVARKLGEAAVGLYGTRDYFARRGRVAAMQDLLAHDVIGFDRSETILDLYAAHGHPVTREAFPIRCDDQMVGWHLMLAGAGLGFAQALLADRFPVLERVPLDLLPPMPVWLVLHEEVRANPRIRRVADVLAAAITKLLRAG from the coding sequence TTGCTCGATTGGACGCTGCTGCGCTCGTTCCTCGCCGTCGTCGAGACCGGCTCGCTGTCGGCGGCCGCCGCAACGGTCGGCCAATCGCAACCGACCCTCAGCCGGCACATCCGCGAGCTCGAGGCGACCCTCGGCGTGATCCTCTTCACCCGCTCCGCAAGCGGCCTCGAACCGACCGCGGCCGCGCAGGGGCTGATCGACGATGCGCGGGCGATGGGCGCGGCCGCCGATGCGCTCGCCCTCAAGGCGCGCGGACGGTCGCAAGCGTTGAGCGGAACGGTCCGCATCACGGCCTCCGTGATGGTCGCGAACATCTGGTTGCCGCCGATCCTGGCCGACTTGCGCCGAGCCGAACCGAACATCCAGATCGAGATCGTCGCGACGGACCTCACGCAAAGTCTGCTCCGGCGCGATGCCGACATCGCGATCCGGATGGTCGACCCGGTGGAGCGGGCCCTCGTCGCACGCAAGCTCGGCGAGGCGGCGGTCGGCCTGTACGGAACGCGGGATTATTTCGCCCGGCGCGGCCGTGTCGCCGCGATGCAGGATCTGCTCGCCCATGACGTCATCGGGTTCGATCGCAGCGAAACGATCCTGGATCTCTACGCGGCGCACGGCCACCCCGTGACCCGCGAGGCGTTTCCGATCCGGTGCGACGACCAGATGGTAGGCTGGCACCTGATGCTCGCCGGCGCGGGCCTCGGCTTCGCCCAGGCCCTCCTCGCCGATCGCTTCCCGGTCCTCGAACGGGTGCCGCTCGATCTGCTGCCGCCGATGCCGGTCTGGCTCGTGCTGCACGAGGAGGTCCGCGCCAACCCTCGCATCCGCCGCGTCGCCGACGTCCTCGCCGCCGCCATCACCAAGCTGCTGCGCGCGGGGTGA